Sequence from the Deinococcus aquaedulcis genome:
ATTCTGGCCGCCGTGCTGATGCTGGACCACATTGGCGACCACGACACCGCCCGCCGCATTGACACGGCCGTGAACAAGGTGCTGGTGGAAGGCCCCCGCACCCGCGACCTGGGCGGCACGGCTGGCACTGAAGAGTTTACGAACGCGGTGATCAAAGCGCTGGCGTAAAGTCAAAAGGGAAGGGCCCGGACATTCGCTGTCCGGGCCCTTTTCATGTCGCAACAGCTCTGAAACCCTGCCCGGCCGAGGGGTATGACAAGGGCTGACCGTGCCAAGTCTCCGGTGAATCTGCCAAGAGACGGGTCTCGTCTTTTCGAGGCACTGGAGGCTTGCCTCTGTTGACGTTGGCTGGGGTGGCCGTGTGCGCGGGCTTCAGGTTTCTTGCTGCTGAAGCCACTGCACACGCCGCTTCATGCGCTTGAGGATGGCTGTGGACTCGTCTTGGTAGGGGTCTCTGACGCCTTCTCCCTCTCCGGCTTCCAGCACCCCGACGCTCCACAGAAGCTGGCCGAATCGCTGGTCAGGCCCAGCTTCCACAGCCTCCAACAGACGCTCCAGAATCTCAAGATTGGCTTCCTGGCGGGAAAGCGACATGGAGCGAGTTTGCCACGCGCCGAGCTGGCGAGCCCTTGCCCTTCTCCGCTCTGCCTGCTACTATTTCGGTAGTTGCCTAATTAGCCAAATAAGGCAGGAGGATTCCATGTTGCCCAGCCCAACCGCCCATGAACGACGTCTTTAAAGCCCTGGCCGACCCCACCCGCCGCGAAATTCTGGCGGTGCTGCGCGAAGGCGAGCAGACAGCCGGCCAGCTGGCCGAACGCTTTCCCCTCAGCAAAAGCACCCTCAGCGGGCACTTCAGCGTGCTTAAGGCCGCCGATCTGGTGGTCAGTGAAAAACGCGGCACCACCATCATCTACCGCCTGAACACCACCGTTTTTCAGGATGTGCTGAGCCACCTGTTTGGCCTGTTTGGGCCGACCCCCGCCCCCACCAAGGAGACCCCCTGATGCGCCCCCTGCTCTCCCTACTTCCATTTGCCCTGAGTTTCGCCCTTGCCGCCTGGGCCCTGCCTCAGCAACCGGAGCGCGTGCCCGTGCACTGGGGGGTGAATGGCCAGCCGGACCGCTGGGGCAGTCCGGCCGAGGGTCTGTTTCTGCTGCCAGCCCTGCTGCTGGGCGCCGCCCTGCTGACCTTCCTGACCGAAAAAGCCGCCGAGGGCCGCAGCAACGCGGGCGTGCTGGGCAATCTGCGGCTGGGCCTGGGGCTGCTGGCCCTGCTGCAAACGGCCCACTACGCCCTGGGCTGGGACGCCCTGCGCACAGTGCTGGTGGGGGTGGGAGTGCTGTTCTTGCTCATCGGGAACGTCATGGGCCGCACGGCGCCCAGCGCCTTCGTGGGCCTGCGCACCCCCTGGGTGTACCTGAGCCGCCGAGCATGGCACGCCTCGCAGCGCCGCAGTGGGGTATGGTTTGCCGCTTTTGGCGGGCTGCTGGTGCTCTCGGGCCTGCTGGTGCCCGCCGCGTGGCTGATGCCCTGGGTGATGCCAGTGGGAATGGTAGGCGGCGTGCTGGTGCTGGTGGCGTACCTGACCTGGGCCTCATGGCACGACTGGAAAACTGACCCCGACCCGCAGCCCATTCGCCTGTAAGGCGGGCAAGTGGGGCGCGACCGGGCCAGAAGCCCTATGGTCGCGCCCCGCTTCCTCCTTTGTGCGGGCGCCGCCTATGCCTCTAGCGCCGCCTCAAACTCGCCCAGCAGATCGCCAATATCCTCAATGCCAATGCTCAGGCGCAGCAGGTTCGGTGTGATGCCCAGGCGGCGGCGCTCGGCTTCGGGCAGCGGGCGGTGCGAGGTGCCCCAGGGCCACGACAGCGTGGTCACCACGTCCGCGAGGCTGGGGGCCAGGGGAATCCGGCCCGCCAGGGCCTTCACAAAGCCGGGCGCGTCCTCAATGTCGGCGCTGAGCATGCCGCCAAACCCCTGCGGAAACAGATCCATCGCTAGGTGAAACTGCGGGTGGTCGGATAAGCCCGGGTGGTACACCGCCTTCACGCGCGGGTGGTTGACCAGCACGTCGGCCACCGCCTGCGCGTTGCCGCTGTGGGCGCGCATGCGCAGGCCCAGTGTTTTGAGGCCCTGCAGGGTCATCCAGGCGTCAAAGGCGCTCATGGTGCCGCCCAGGCGCAGCAATCGGGTGCGGGCCTGGGCAATCAGATCCGCGCGGCCACACGCCACGCCCCCAAAGGCGGTGCTGTGCCCACTGAGGTACTTGCTGACCGAATGGGTCACCAGATCGGCGCCGTGTTCGGCGGGGCGCAGCATGGCGGGGCTGGCGAAGGTGTTGTCCACGCTCAGCAGGGCGCCGCGTTCATG
This genomic interval carries:
- a CDS encoding autorepressor SdpR family transcription factor; translated protein: MNDVFKALADPTRREILAVLREGEQTAGQLAERFPLSKSTLSGHFSVLKAADLVVSEKRGTTIIYRLNTTVFQDVLSHLFGLFGPTPAPTKETP
- a CDS encoding DUF1648 domain-containing protein; its protein translation is MRPLLSLLPFALSFALAAWALPQQPERVPVHWGVNGQPDRWGSPAEGLFLLPALLLGAALLTFLTEKAAEGRSNAGVLGNLRLGLGLLALLQTAHYALGWDALRTVLVGVGVLFLLIGNVMGRTAPSAFVGLRTPWVYLSRRAWHASQRRSGVWFAAFGGLLVLSGLLVPAAWLMPWVMPVGMVGGVLVLVAYLTWASWHDWKTDPDPQPIRL
- a CDS encoding trans-sulfuration enzyme family protein; the encoded protein is MSAPKPAPDLTTLAARAGEEARPNRSAPLVEPIYQSTVYAFADLDDLDRAMSGEEPASFYYRNGTPNAATLERALAALEGTEAALVAGSGMAAISAALLGVLQAGDHVITDARVYGVTYALLQEEFPRLGIEVSFVDACNHEEVAAAFRANTRVLHVESLTNPLMTVPDLPALAALAHERGALLSVDNTFASPAMLRPAEHGADLVTHSVSKYLSGHSTAFGGVACGRADLIAQARTRLLRLGGTMSAFDAWMTLQGLKTLGLRMRAHSGNAQAVADVLVNHPRVKAVYHPGLSDHPQFHLAMDLFPQGFGGMLSADIEDAPGFVKALAGRIPLAPSLADVVTTLSWPWGTSHRPLPEAERRRLGITPNLLRLSIGIEDIGDLLGEFEAALEA